The Cryptomeria japonica chromosome 9, Sugi_1.0, whole genome shotgun sequence DNA segment AAAAAGAAGAATACTAAGAAAAAATGACGAGGATAGTAATGATTATTAGATAGAAgagcaataattaaatatttaataaaaaaaataaaggatATGAACATGTTATTGTAGAGTAAAAATAAACTTAATGGAGAACAAAGCATCTCAAATTGGAAATCAGTTGGTCAGGTTTCTCTTAATAACAAAGAACCCCATGTAGTGCTTGACAACTCATATGGATTTTTTGCATGAGGATCACAATAAGAGAAATAAAAAGCTAGAAGAGAAGAGGCACAAAGGAAAAAGAAACTGACAAAAATTTGAGAGGAGAAGAAAAAATTGAGAATGAATCGGGCACATGGAACAAAATATTGAACCAAATTGCAAATGACTAGAATGCCCTTGAGAATGAATTGGCCTCTTAGTTTGTTGTATCTTTTTTCATTCTAGTTTTCTCTAAGTTATTCTTTATGATTTTTCTATAATTGCATAGGTGCAACAACTCTTGAACTTATCAGTTATGATATTTTATACATATGGGTGTGGGATCCTTATCACACTtctctaataaaaaataatatttattctagACTCACtacaaaatattggttgaaagttTTAAGTATTTCAAGAATAATTAGACTCTAAGCTGCAAGGTCAAATATTCCCATAGTGGATGAATTTGCAACTATAAAATATTTCTAAATATGCAATTTAATTGACCTTAAATAGAGTTTATATATAGCACAAAATCTAAAGTAGTACACTAAGAGAGATCACATTTTTAAGGTCTAAGAATGTTAAAAAGTAAACTCCACAATAGAGAGAACCCATCATTCAttcatatattaataattaaaattatccTTCTTTGTATTCAATTTTTAAAACCAAcaaattaaattatctaaattaaattattagTGTAAAATATCATTAAATAATCTTAGctattttataaaattaattaaattacttaaTTAGCCTACTTTAAtcttaaaataaatgtgttttcctTTATAATtctatctatgtattatcattatattttaatataattacaACTTATAAAATTTTTGAATGACTTTTATTATAGAGATGGAATGTAGCTcacataattttttatataatttgatataaataaatattatgtttattttatatatttattaaaaaccaAACAAATACAATATTTAATAACTTTTAAATTTATAAATCGAAACTAAGCAATAAGATATGTTGAAAAAATATCCATCTTTAATAGATTTtataaatcataattattattgtaaaaaaaaattatgcaaataTTAATGTTCGAATGAGATTATTATGATGGTAAAGGCTTGTCAACCAAAAAGTATTTGGTCATGGTCAAGGCTCTAGATGGTTGGTAGCTAGGTACTTGATACCTCGCTCCTTTGACAGTTGCAAATGCTAATCCTTTGTAAATTACACTATAACCCACCACGTCAATATCTCCATCCATCCATGGGCACCATGCTTTCTCAATTGGAAGATTTAATGCATTAATGAAATATCTTGTACTAGTTACTGGCACCTTTGCATCCACATCTCTGCTACAAGCACAAATACATATTGTTAATAAAATCCACATCTCCACTATAGACAAAACCACATATTGTAAATAGAATCTCaaaattgaaataattataattaatttttgaacGAAATATTTTTCTTCCTTATACCTATAGACTAGTATTCTCAACCCTGCTGCCATCATTTTTTGATATAGTGGGAACATAGGTTCCACATAAGTGTTGTATGAGAGTACACTACTATTTGGAGAAAAATATGAAAACTTTATAGTTTAGATGATGGTCTTCCAAGTATTAAGTAATATCAAGAAAGTATCTTCACTTCAAGAAGTTTCCTATATAATCATACCTACATTCTTCCCATGCATAAGTGATGCAGaacatctatcacaaaccataaaaaccttcattcaagggtattattgacccaaaactaatacaagaccttaaacttgaatcaagaggcatataaaaagataacCACTCATCTCAACTCCAAACCACTTTCAAAGGCTATATTCCATCCCTACataccttcattcaatattttagatcataacattcaccataacatgagagaacaaattctttattgccatggaataccctagttcaaggtttcatcctttaaaaactattttcaccaaaataatcacaaattattcaattcttaaccaaattaagtcagacaaaaaaaaatggaaagaagatgaagagacctttccaacacatatagccTTTATTCATTATGATTCCTCAGGTGACCATAACAACCAGACTgatgctgccttcaccaatttgcttttcaccatgaactgtaacacaCATTCATTAATAACTTTTACAATAGTGATAATAAAGAAACTCTCTCTAGTTAGAATTTATATTACTGAGTTATAAAACATCTCTCAAATTTATAGCCCGATCCAATGGTTAAATTAAATGTTATTAGGATTTTTCCAAAACGGGTAACCCTTTGttgggttttgacaatttttgtaaaaacaaacatatcttgccaaatactccacaaaaatgcataagaaaggattcatatgaaatatatttcataaatatatcattaaaaatatctatatataaaaattacaccaaatgtaaTTTttcatggatctatgacagtcatagattccttaaaaccttatgatagtttgagggtttgatggataatctttgtcaaatcccctccaaactgctctacccccttgatttcgaccaaacatggttttataaaccattttcaACTCCTtactaactactctaaccacctcatgaccaatggatttcattgttacacttttgttgcactttttggcaatgttgcaactttgtaatttttacattttttgacaaattacCACTACACTTCACCCTGGCCTTCATGGACACCCCTAAAATGTTATAATGGATTAAATTTGACCAATTACAACATTTTAAACTTTTTTGGATGTTCTTCACcctttgaccacaattgaccctaTCAGGACCTATTAGGTCTCTTGATACAAAATGGCTCATCAAGCCTTACAACATGAATTGTTTTGATACAAATGGTCTTTTGTGACCTTACAATAATTAATGCAGcattaaaaataaagaaatatgTGGTTTGTCTTCATGATACATCTCCATGGCTAGGTGCCCTTGCACCATACAACTGGCCTAGAAAATTtgccaagtcccttggaaacataaaTCAAGAACTTGCAATAAATATTTTGCCTTGGAGTGTTCCTCTCTCTGAAAATTTCCTTATCCTGGCCTTGGTGTCATTCTCTACCTTCAGCTTTGCCTCTTACCATTCCTCTTTCTCTTGTCATCAGGTTCACATTCAAAAGGACATAGGACTGTTCTTGCATCTACCTTCTACATTACTCCCATTAGTGGAGTACTTCAATGGCTACAAATTCAAGTTCTTTACGAGTCAGATGTCCATCTCTCTCACTACTTCACCACACCAACTCTCCAAACCATCCATCTTACCCAATAACAGATCCTGGAagatgcctctctctctctctttgccttgCACCTTCTACCTAGCTTAATCTCTATTGGAGAATGGTAATGACAGACCTCCTCTTGTCCGTCCACACACACTTCTTAGAAAATTTCTTCTTGTAGCTTAGATGGAACAAGCACCTGCAACCAAATCAACAActaacaacaaaaaaaattcaaatcttctTGGGCTAGGTCTTGGTGTGGATTGCATCCTTCGACACTCTACCCATATACTCAGgatcttctagctctgataccaatttgatgcagagtatctatcacaaaccataaaaaaccttcattcaagggtactactgacccaaaactaatacaagaccttaaacttgaaccaagaggcatataaaaagatcaaccaatattctcaactccaaaccaatttcaaaggttatattccatccctacataccttcattcaagatttcagatcataatattcaccataacatgagagaacaaattctttattgccatggaatgccctagttcagggtttcatccttaaaaattattttcaccaaaataatcacaaattattcaattcttaactaaattaagtaagacaaaaagaaCTGGAAAGAATATCCAGAGACCTTGCCAACACATATATCCTATATTCATTATTATTCCTCATGTGACCATACCAAACACTACAACCGGACTGATGTTTTCTTCACCAATctacttttcaccatgaactgtaacacacagtcattaataatttttaaaataatgatCATGAAGAAAATCTCTCTGGTCAGACTTTATATTTCAGAGTTACAAAACTTCTCTCAAATTTATatccagatccaacggttaaataaaatgttatgaggatttttccaaaacgggtaacccttggcaaggttttgacaatttttgtaaaaacaaacatatcttgccaaatactccgcaaaaatgcataagaaatgatTAGTTTGAAATATATTTCATAACTATATCATTaaaaaacatatacatataaaaattacaccaaatgtgatcctccatggatctatgacagtcacggattccttaaaaccttatgacagtttgagggtttgatggataatctttgtcaaatcccctccaaactactCCACCCCCTTGATttagaccaaacatggttttataaaaaaattccaactccttcctaactactctaaccacctcatgaccaatggatttcattcctacacttttgttgcactttttggcaatgttgcaactttgcaattttttttacaatttttgacaaattACCGCTACACTTCACCCTAGCCTTCATGGACACCCCTAACATGCTATAATGGATTAAAGTTgaccaattaaaatattttaaacttttttggATGTTATTCACCCTTTGACGACAATTGACCCTATCATGACCTATTAGGTCTCTTGATACAAGATGGCTCATCAAGCCTTACAACATGGATTGTTTTGATACAAATGGTCTTTTGTGACCTTACAATAATTAatgaaacattaaaaaaaaaaaaaaagtggtttgtcttcatgatacatctccatggctaggtgcccctgcaccaataAGGCAAGCTTGTAACATTTGCATGAAGAGCACTTTGCACTTTAGGTGTGTTAAGGTAGGTAATTACATAACCAAGACTACATTGATCGAATCCGTCTAATCCATTTGTTGGGGTAGTCTCCTATAGTAGAAATgattttacatttatttatatttttgaacATTTACCATATTACTGAACTCTAATATACTCTAAAAAATATGGCTAGAAGATTCAAGAAAAAATATTCATACACTTAAGCATATTGATTTCTTACAGTTGAAGTAGAAGATACCCATATGGGGTCGGAATGGGAAGGGCAAAGTGGTGCATAAATATTATAGACATTTATGTCTTCACTggtttgttttgattgagagtcaAAAGTGCTACTATAAGTTTGGTAGTTTGAATCAGATGCTTTGCAACGCTGATTTGCATAGTCTTCATCTGAAATCAATGCATGTGACCATTGATAATCGATCATTCCACAATTATCTAAGCGATAATCCATTCTTCCATTCCCATTCTGTTACACaattctcaaataaataaatatttcttggGGCTGCCCATCCACTAAACTGAGACTAACAACAGggttattaaatttttcattttaaaatGAATGGGGAAGCTCAGATTGCCTGGTCACCTGGAGAGTCTGATATAAATAGGCCCTCTCAACGTAAACAACGGAGTGAACAATGGAAATGTAGGATTTAAGAACAATCGGACTTGCAGTTAAATCAAACAATATCAGTTGTCTTGGTTTGTGATCGGTTCATGCTTTTCTCCTCGTAAGCCTTTCTTCTGATTTTCCTATGCTCTTGCTTAGGGTCCTCCTTTATCTCATGTGGTTTGAACTCACCCTTCATCCCCTTCTTATCTTTTTTGAAAAATTATGTATGTGACTTTTACATAAATTAATATAAGTAGATATAGTTTAATCATtgaaaataaagtttaatataaaatTATGTATATGTTCATGTAGTAAGAGATACACCATTATTCTAAAGTAGATTAATATTTTTAGTTTCAAATTCTGTGTGATTCAATTGTAGGTATGTTCCTATTAGCTTTACAttggtttaaaaaaaattatttagaagaTCAATGTATTCATAAACTTTGTGATAAACAATAGGATACAGTGATGAACCAACCAACATCATAGGTTACTTCTTGAACATCATTAGTCTAATATTGTATCCTTCCTTCAACTTAAGACTCTAGAAAGGGTGGATTGCTGCCAATTAACTTCTTAACATAATCCTATCTTCTATGTACATATATACCATCATTCCAAGAAATTATAAAAATAATGACTTACCTTGAGAAGTACATAAGAGCCCTCTTATGCCCATAGAaaacatatttattattttatatacatAATAGCCATAAAAATTCAAaggttcaaacaaacaaaaagtatCAAAAATAAGTTAGACAAGTAATCATCACAACATATAACCAAAAGGAATGTCTAACTAATCATCACAAGATTTATTAGCATAGGCAATCCAAGATGGAAATATATAGTTCCAACCCCTtttagaaaaaagataatttaaaaatGATGGTAGATATCCTCTTAAATTAACAATATATTAGACACAAATTATACATTAAAGAATGTTAATTAAAACCATCAACCAACTTTTATGTTGAAATAATTGTTAAAAATTTGATTTCCTAGTTTCAACAACACTAGACCATTTCCTCCTTAATTATCTTTGCCCATATGTTAGTTGAATAAGTTAATTTTGACAAAGAATTAGCTTTATGAAACCACTAATTGTAGAAGGAAAACAAGGAGTATAGTTACCTATAAGATGCATTCAATGATTTGCAACATCTACCCCACTTCACAAATTAGACTATAGATTCTCCTAAGACCAAAGGTAATTCCTAATGCACCCTTCCACTCCTACTCTTTTTAACAATGCATAAGCTCACTTATATCTGGTAAACATTTCTTTAATAAGATAACAAAGAATCAACCCCTCCTCCCCAAGATAATGTTCTTAACTAATTTTACATCTAAATAGAGTTCCAAACTTTAAAAAAGAATTCTTGATACATGCTCAAGGAGCATTTATGTTAAAGACTACGATAGATAGATagacttgaaaggaaaagaaacatTATTTTCTTAAATCAACTTATTAAATTTGATTctagtaaaatattttgtaaatacCCAATCCTTCCAAATAAACATAATATTGGGGAATAAAATAGATTTCATCTTGATATTACTAAAGATAACAATCTATAAGTGTAGATTTTGATCAAAACGTTGAACCTTGAAATCACAAAACATAACAATCTACAAGATtttgggccctttcaaaatcccactttaagaaaaaaaatctaaaaaatgtacACTAGACTACTAAGAACATTTTTCTAGAGATATTTTAACTAATTCATGTACTTGATTAGATCCACTTAATATCAATAATGACACCTTGAATAAACAAAGTTTAAGTCTCATCCCCCTAATTTATTTAGGCTTAATAGGAAAATCCTAAGAAATTCCATGCCTTCATTTTTCACCCTTTCCATTAGACCACAAAAAATTTCTAATAAAATTATTCATTTGATACAAGTGAGAAGGGTATAATATTCAACAAAACAAATATATAGTGAAGGAGGATAACAAATGTTCACAAACCTGAAACTTGCATGCTAGAGAAAGCTCAAATTTCCTTGCCATTTAGAAACTTGTCACACACCATTTCCATTACTTAAGCCTATGTTTCTCTGATGGATAGGTTAAGGGAAGAAATAATCCCAAGGTATGTGATTAATTTATTAGGTCTAACTCAGTTCCAACCATGGTTAAGTAGGGAATAAGGGGGATTTATTTTGAGTGAACAACAATTTTTCACCGAGAGGAAATACAATAGACATCATATTTTCTATTAATATTCTCAgacttttttaattttgttttatagAATAGCATCACATATTAGAAAAGTTAATAATCTCTTAACATATAATAAATTGCTCATGTTGTGAGcacattgaaataaaaaaattcCATGTAGTTTTTTGGTGATCTAAGACAATCTTTCTCTAACATAAGTGATCATATGGATTTATCAAGGTTAATTGATCCTATAATAGTGTGTCTCAAGTTTTGGCCTAAATAGGATGCTTAAAATCAACATGTTTTAGCATTTTTAATTTGTATCACTTAAAGATAGTACAAATAGTAAAGAATTTAAGAATTTGTAGAATTTTCCATGTAGTTCATGTTTTTCAAAAAGTCTTATCTCAATTCtaatttttaagttttatttttccatcaattttttattttttctattatttCTTATCGAGATTTTTTTTACATATCACATAGTATTCgctacaaaataaaattttcatgatttttccaAGTTACATCATTAACTCCAATGACTAGTGTGTTGATCATTTATgatcatttttaaaaatattttttatgattgAATTTTAAATTAGTCTTACTAAATTTTGATAACATGTATTATTCTAATAATAGTTCTCTTCACATATTATatcaaaactataaaaaaaattcaatgaaataAGGACATttgtcttcagacatgtagtgtcgtGATTAAAATACTTCATCGGTGAAGCAGCCActaaggttcaaacccctactagGTCATTGTGTTTGCAAACCTTGTGTCTTCGTTGGGTCGTTGTGcttgtgggtttgaacaagtgaagtgtggagaTGAGGTCCCCTGTTTGTGGCCTTGTCGGTTCATAGCTTCGGATCAAAAGTGTTTCACGTGGAGTCAGTAGGTTTGTCATGCCAGCATCACCGATCACGTTAATTTTTTTACCAAGCATTTAAAAAAAAGGACATTTATATAGTACAATACATATTTAACAAAAAATTGACAACGTTTATTAGTTTTCCTCAAATAAGCTCCTCAAGGATAGCTACACCATGCTATAAATATAACTACCTTGATTTGTGTACTTATCTACTACAACATCAATATTTTTGTGATCTTATCTCATCCCATCAAACTTCCATCAACTCTAATTTATTTTGCAATGAACTTTCTTAAAATTCATCATTGCAACACTTTAAAGCATGTTAAAGTTCTCACTAAAATTTTTatagatgcatgattttttttccaaaatcttaAAATTATATGTAATGCAACATTGAGAAATATAAATCATTGTTGTGacaaaagatttatttatttaaggtTCAATGGTCTAGATTTATTGTGTAGATATGAAAtggtaaaattttattttttcatacataatttttatttttaacggTTGTATCTTAGGAAAGTAGCATAGAGACGAATTCTCTATAGGAAATGCATGGGAGGTGTTTGGTACCAAAATTGTTACTCCACAATCCTAGACCTTATTCTTACAACTAAGGCTAGTGATTCATCATCAAGAAGGTAAAATAAGAGCTTGTCAAGGAATTGAAGAGTGTTAAAGGTACATGAATGAGAGCAGGTTGTACCTTAAGTAAAACATGTTCTTAGCTTAAACTTGGAATGGTATTCCAAAATGTATCCTTAATAGGAATTTAAATCAGTTAAAATATTATGACTACAATAATAAGTAGCAATAACCAACAGATACGTGATCCCCATATTTGTCACTAGATCAAAATAAACTAGCTAAATAAAACCTCTTATATGGCCAATAAAGTAAATACCAATATTAATTTCTAAATGTTTCATTGTTATGATGGTAGAGGCTTTCCAGCTAAAAAGTATTTGGTCATGGTCAATGCTCTCGATGGTTGATAGCTTGGCACTTCATGCCCTGCTCCTCTTACCGTTGCAAATATCAATCCTTTGTAAATTACACTATAACCCGCTACATCAATATCTCCATCCATCCATGGATAGCATGCTTTCTCAATTGGAAGATTCAATGCATTAATTGAGTATCTTGTACTAGTGACTGGCACCTTTCCATCTATATCTCCACTGCAACCAAAAGAATATACTATTATTTAAGGATTACAATATCAATAAGAGTAATAATAGCCTTCTAAAGAAGTGTAATTTATCCCTTTTACCTGTAGACTAGTATTCTCAATCCCGCTGCCATCATTCTTTGATAAATTGGTAACATAGTTGTCACATTTATGTCATTGTATGTGAGCACATTACTGTTTTGAGCAAAAAATGAGAAATAATTTAATAGTTTAGTTGATGATCTTGTAATCATTAATTAAGATCAAACAAGTACCTTAGCTTTTAAAAGAGTTGCATATATAATCATACCTGCATTCTGACCATGCATAAGGTAAGCTTGTTATATTTGCATGAAGAGCACTTTGTACTTTAGGTGTGTTAAGGTAGGTAAGTACATAACCAGGACTACATGGATCAAATCCATCTAATCCATTTGTAGGGGTAGCATCCTGTAATATGACCCAACATTACTACACTTTAAAAAATATGCTAAAAGACTCTAGAAAAAAACATGGATCTACTTAAGACCATTTGTTTCTTACCGTCAAAGCAGAAGATGTGAAAGTTGAAAATCTCCATATGGGGTCGGGATGGGAAGGACAAAGTGGTGCATATATATTATAGATGTTTATCAGTCCTGGGCTATATGGTTCTGATTGAGAGTAAAATTTGTGACTTTGAGTTTGATAACTTGAATTAGATGCAATACAACGAGAATAGGCATAATCTTCATCTGACATTAATGCATGTGACCATAAATAGTCAACCATCCCGCAACCATCTGTCTCATAATTGATTATTCCATTTCCAATCTATATAAACACAAATTTTCAATAATCTGTgagattaatatatattatttatagcATTTTTCTAGAAAGACATATATGAGATATACTTTTCTACAACAGTTCAAGAATTTGTAAAAACGGGTAGAGGAATCGCACCATGACTCCTTTGAGATTTATAATCGATGTACGAGAGTTATTATTCTTAAGAATAGTGTCTGCCAATTCAGGGATATAAAAGCCTGCACAAAACAGAGTAAAcaagtatttattgtttattattctGGTGTATACAGCTATCAGCGAGTTGAAATACTTACCAGCGTAGCTTTCCCCTGCGATATAAAATTCTCTGTTCTTATACTGCGGAAACCTCTCAAGCCAATTCAGTAGAAATATGTACGCATCCCGAGCTACAGTTTTTACCCATCACATCCACAACATTTTTTGCATTACTAAACTTGAAACCTCTAGCTAAATTGGTATACATTCATGCTTATAACAAAACTCAGACCAAAATACCAGTGTTCTCATCATTGGCGTTATCATAATCagaagtggtgttggagtatgaaAACCCAACTCCAGCAGGTGATTCCAAAAATAATGTGTTCGCCACTGCAAAAAAATGGATTGACATGAATCTTAATAAGAAACATCAATGGTGAAAGAGAAAAAATACAGGTGGGTGGgtatagaaaagaaaagaagaccTTGATTCCACGCATAGGGATTACTAGAAAGTGTGGCGTTATCAGGCTGAACGCGGAAGGGTCCAAGCTCCAACATTGCTCCCACTCCAAACGATGAGCATCCAGGCCCTGAAATCTCACACCATTATTACTATTACCTTTGCAGAATAGAAGGATTATTCCATGATATGAAGATTGAAGAGTAAGCCCATGATACCTCCATTGAGCCAGAGGAGGAGAGGTTGAGTACATGGGTCTTGTGCAGCCTCTGCAAAATAGTAGAATAGAGCTCTGCCCGCCTGTGCATCTACTGTCACATAGCCCGAATACTGTGCAAAAGTTACATCTGGCTGGCCGGGAAGAGAAGTTATCTTGTCATTCTCCTGCAGACCATCTTGATCATAGGTGTGATTGAAGTTAATGGGAGGGGGCGTCCATTCTTGTGTCTGTCTTCCCACAGTAGAGCTCCTTTTCTCCAAAAATTCTGAGAAAACTTGATGGTGACTAAGCTGGTGAGAATGAGCGATCAACAGAGCTAAAAGTGACATTGACAACATGGTTTTTGAGTTTCCCATGTTGGATAAATGATTTGCCTGGTGAGCAAGAGAGGATTGATATAAAAAGACCCGGTTATGATTGATTGAGAGTAAACAGCTGGCAGGCTACGTTGTTGTGTGGAGTAGACAAAAAGTCGGCGGCATAGAAATTTTTAGAAGTAATCGAACGAGCTGTTGATGGGCACTTGGCTTCCATGGATTCATTTTTGAGGGATCGGTTGGTTTTTATCGAATTCATTATCGATAAATTACGAAACAGGTGCTTTCATTTGGTCATCAGCATATTTGTTTGCTTCAAGGGACAAAGACGTATGGTCAAAAGCAATAAAAATGTAAATAAACAAATTTTGACACATTTGGAAATGCCCGTCATTTAGAAATCTTGTGACTCACCTTTGTCATTACATAGCCCCATTTTTTTATGAAGTATTGgttaagagaaaaaaaaaatcaactaattcTAACCCTTATCAATTGGTCAATTATAATTTGTATTTGATGACAATGTAATAGACTTTTGAAtttctgattttaaaattttaaagttcTAAATGAACATTTATCATAATATTAGTTAATTACAATTGAAACAAAGAGTTTCTATTGAGTAGAAAAAGTAGAATT contains these protein-coding regions:
- the LOC131052569 gene encoding serine carboxypeptidase II-3-like produces the protein MLELGPFRVQPDNATLSSNPYAWNQVANTLFLESPAGVGFSYSNTTSDYDNANDENTARDAYIFLLNWLERFPQYKNREFYIAGESYAGFYIPELADTILKNNNSRTSIINLKGVMIGNGIINYETDGCGMVDYLWSHALMSDEDYAYSRCIASNSSYQTQSHKFYSQSEPYSPGLINIYNIYAPLCPSHPDPIWRFSTFTSSALTDATPTNGLDGFDPCSPGYVLTYLNTPKVQSALHANITSLPYAWSECSNVLTYNDINVTTMLPIYQRMMAAGLRILVYSGDIDGKVPVTSTRYSINALNLPIEKACYPWMDGDIDVAGYSVIYKGLIFATVRGAGHEVPSYQPSRALTMTKYFLAGKPLPS